A single window of Gammaproteobacteria bacterium DNA harbors:
- a CDS encoding leucyl aminopeptidase translates to MEFSIKTAAPEKLRTGCIVAAIFESRHLSAAAARLDKQSGGLLSRLLEQGDIKGTIGETRLLHNVPHIASERILLVGCGKHSEFSDMKYRKVVTAAVNALRDTGAREAAFYLPDPGDLEHDVNWMVRQAVFTAHSTLYRFAQHTSKKEATPKLRHILLATIERHKSAAQALREGEAIAAGVRLARDLGNQPSNVCTPSHLARQAKALQKAYKNLKVSVLEVKDMERLGMGALLAVARGATEPAKLITLEYQGAKKTDKPVVLVGKGVTFDSGGISIKPSANMDEMKYDMSGAGSVLGTLAACAELALPINVVGVIPATENMPGGDAIKPGDVVESLSGQTIEILNTDAEGRLILCDALTYSERFKPAVVIDIATLTGACVIALGKHPSGLLGNHAPLVRDLIQAGETSGDRAWELPLWDEYQDQLKTNFADMANVGGREAGTITAACFLARFTKKFHWAHLDIAGTAWLSGDKKGSTGRPVPLLMHYLLQRSKQ, encoded by the coding sequence ATGGAATTCAGCATCAAGACCGCAGCGCCGGAAAAACTGCGCACCGGCTGCATTGTGGCCGCCATCTTCGAGTCGCGCCACCTCTCCGCCGCCGCCGCTCGCCTGGACAAGCAGAGCGGCGGGCTCCTGTCTCGACTGCTGGAGCAGGGCGATATCAAGGGCACTATAGGTGAGACGCGCCTGCTGCACAATGTACCTCACATCGCGAGCGAGCGCATCCTGCTGGTCGGTTGTGGCAAACATAGCGAGTTCAGCGACATGAAGTACCGCAAGGTGGTCACTGCGGCAGTCAACGCACTGCGCGACACCGGTGCGCGCGAAGCTGCGTTTTATCTGCCAGACCCCGGCGATCTGGAGCACGATGTCAACTGGATGGTGCGCCAGGCTGTGTTCACCGCACACAGCACGCTCTACCGCTTTGCCCAGCACACGAGCAAGAAGGAAGCCACGCCCAAGCTGCGTCATATCCTGCTCGCGACAATTGAACGCCATAAATCGGCAGCACAGGCGCTGCGCGAAGGCGAAGCCATCGCCGCAGGCGTCCGGCTAGCACGTGACCTCGGCAACCAGCCCAGCAATGTCTGCACACCCTCCCACCTTGCACGCCAGGCCAAGGCCCTGCAAAAGGCCTACAAAAATCTCAAGGTCAGCGTGCTTGAGGTCAAGGATATGGAGCGCCTGGGCATGGGCGCACTGCTTGCAGTTGCGCGTGGCGCAACTGAGCCTGCCAAGCTCATCACACTGGAATATCAGGGTGCGAAAAAAACCGACAAGCCAGTCGTGTTGGTCGGCAAGGGCGTTACCTTCGACAGTGGCGGCATTTCCATCAAACCCTCGGCCAACATGGACGAGATGAAATATGACATGAGCGGTGCGGGCAGTGTGCTCGGCACCCTTGCCGCCTGCGCCGAACTTGCCCTCCCGATCAACGTGGTCGGCGTGATCCCGGCCACCGAGAACATGCCGGGGGGCGATGCGATCAAGCCCGGTGACGTGGTCGAAAGCCTCTCCGGCCAGACCATCGAAATCCTCAACACCGACGCTGAGGGGCGCCTGATTCTGTGTGATGCCCTCACCTATAGCGAACGCTTCAAACCTGCTGTGGTGATCGACATCGCCACACTCACTGGCGCCTGCGTGATCGCGCTCGGCAAGCACCCCAGCGGCCTGCTGGGCAACCATGCACCGCTGGTACGCGACCTGATACAGGCTGGCGAGACCAGTGGCGACCGGGCCTGGGAGCTGCCGCTGTGGGACGAGTATCAGGATCAACTGAAAACCAATTTTGCCGACATGGCCAATGTCGGCGGGCGCGAAGCAGGCACCATCACGGCCGCCTGCTTTCTCGCCCGCTTTACCAAAAAATTTCACTGGGCGCACCTTGATATCGCCGGCACGGCCTGGCTTTCAGGTGACAAGAAAGGCTCCACCGGCCGGCCCGTGCCCTTGCTCATGCACTATCTGCTGCAGCGCAGCAAACAATAG
- a CDS encoding M48 family metallopeptidase, with translation MNTFAMLFIVALILGLGIDMWLMRRQAAAVLAHRSWVPEAFRDHISLPEHQKAADYTVAKLGLGAVELFMGALWLLLWTLGGGLSLLDQVWRGMELPMLWTGVGFTMSVVLLMTLLDLPFAAYRTFVVEQRFGFNRTTLKTFATDLLKHTALALALGVPLAAMVLWLMGQAGWWWWLYAWLVWTGFGLLMMWAYPAFIAPLFNKFSPLEDEELRVRIQSLLQRSGFTSKGIFVMDGSSRSAHGNAYFTGLGANKRIVFFDTLVKTLAADEIEAVLAHELGHFKRRHVQKRMIVMAIFSLAGLALLGWLMQQLWFYQGLGVNQPSVHAALMLFLIVVPVFGFFMQPVAAWFSRKDEFEADDYAAQQADASAMIRALVKLYQENASTLTPDALYSAFHDSHPPAPLRVAHLSAKLA, from the coding sequence ATGAATACATTTGCCATGTTGTTTATTGTTGCGCTGATATTGGGTCTGGGTATTGATATGTGGTTGATGCGGCGGCAGGCCGCCGCTGTATTGGCGCATCGTTCATGGGTGCCTGAGGCCTTTAGGGACCATATTTCCTTGCCGGAACACCAGAAGGCGGCAGACTACACAGTCGCCAAACTTGGTCTGGGTGCCGTTGAGTTGTTCATGGGTGCACTATGGCTGTTGCTGTGGACGCTGGGTGGGGGGCTGAGTTTGCTCGACCAGGTATGGCGTGGCATGGAGCTGCCCATGTTGTGGACGGGGGTAGGCTTCACCATGAGTGTGGTATTGCTGATGACGTTGCTTGATCTGCCGTTTGCGGCTTACCGCACCTTCGTCGTTGAGCAGCGCTTTGGTTTTAATCGCACCACACTGAAGACGTTTGCCACAGACCTGCTCAAGCATACGGCATTGGCACTGGCACTGGGTGTGCCACTTGCCGCCATGGTGTTGTGGCTGATGGGGCAGGCTGGCTGGTGGTGGTGGCTGTATGCGTGGCTGGTGTGGACCGGCTTTGGCTTGCTGATGATGTGGGCCTATCCGGCATTTATCGCGCCCTTATTCAATAAATTCAGTCCGCTGGAGGATGAGGAACTTCGGGTACGGATTCAGAGTCTGTTGCAACGTAGCGGGTTTACCAGCAAGGGTATCTTTGTGATGGATGGTTCCAGCCGCTCGGCGCACGGTAATGCCTACTTTACGGGTCTGGGTGCGAATAAGCGCATCGTATTTTTTGACACACTGGTCAAAACGCTGGCAGCGGATGAGATCGAAGCGGTGCTGGCGCATGAGCTTGGGCACTTCAAGCGCAGGCATGTGCAAAAGCGCATGATAGTCATGGCCATATTCAGTCTGGCAGGGCTGGCGTTGCTGGGTTGGTTGATGCAGCAGCTGTGGTTTTACCAGGGCCTTGGCGTCAATCAGCCTTCGGTACATGCCGCGCTTATGCTGTTTCTGATCGTCGTGCCGGTGTTCGGATTCTTTATGCAGCCTGTCGCAGCATGGTTTTCGCGTAAGGATGAATTCGAGGCCGACGATTATGCCGCGCAGCAGGCGGATGCGAGCGCGATGATTCGGGCGCTGGTGAAGCTGTATCAGGAGAATGCAAGTACGCTGACACCCGATGCGTTGTATTCGGCATTTCACGATTCACACCCGCCCGCCCCGCTGCGTGTGGCGCATCTTTCAGCCAAGTTGGCGTAA
- a CDS encoding cytochrome c, with the protein MKPWTVFPALLLAASLAQAGDAKLGQALYQANCGGCHDTSIHTRPNSIIHSLDSLKKRVQFCEAGNRLHWSATQVEDVATYLNESFYKFGKAP; encoded by the coding sequence ATGAAACCATGGACAGTATTCCCCGCGCTGCTGCTGGCTGCCTCATTGGCGCAGGCAGGCGATGCCAAGCTGGGCCAGGCGCTGTATCAGGCCAATTGCGGTGGCTGCCACGACACATCGATACACACACGTCCGAACAGCATTATTCACTCGCTGGACAGCCTGAAGAAGCGGGTACAGTTTTGCGAGGCAGGCAACCGTTTGCACTGGTCAGCGACTCAGGTCGAGGACGTGGCCACGTATCTGAATGAGTCATTTTACAAGTTCGGGAAAGCGCCATGA
- the lptF gene encoding LPS export ABC transporter permease LptF, which yields MRIFNRYLMREVLDSMLGVTPILLLIFLSDRFVRYLAEAAAGNMSGAVILDLLALKSLVALVLILPLAFFIATLLALGRMYKDSEMIALMACGAGTATVLKMLLRFTVGLALVVAVLSLVIAPWAAGRSNQIVHQARALSEITSVIPGSFKESRKGEHVLYVESVSADQRGLKNVFIQSRSAETLDIMTANSGTKVTDAATGDQFIVLQGGNRYEGSPGSGNYKIISYEKYSLRIRDADPAPADDDMDAKSTLTLWSATDPGSSAELQWRISMPLSVLVFGMLGALLARTSPREGKYAKLFVAVLIYLIYNNMLGVARAWLNRGLLDPVVGMWWVHVAALLLVAVIFMHQAGFRWSLWQHWSAHKERISPGRATA from the coding sequence ATGCGGATATTTAATCGCTACCTGATGCGGGAGGTGCTGGACAGCATGCTGGGCGTTACGCCCATATTGCTGCTCATTTTTCTGAGCGACCGTTTTGTGCGCTATCTGGCCGAGGCGGCGGCAGGCAATATGTCGGGCGCGGTCATACTCGACCTGTTGGCGCTCAAATCGCTGGTCGCCCTGGTGCTCATTTTGCCGCTGGCCTTTTTTATCGCCACCCTGCTGGCGCTTGGGCGCATGTACAAGGACAGCGAAATGATCGCCCTGATGGCATGTGGGGCTGGTACCGCCACGGTGTTGAAGATGCTGCTACGCTTCACCGTTGGGTTGGCGCTGGTGGTGGCCGTCCTGTCGCTGGTGATAGCGCCATGGGCCGCCGGGCGCAGCAACCAGATTGTCCATCAGGCCAGGGCGCTTTCTGAAATTACCAGTGTTATACCGGGCAGCTTCAAGGAATCACGCAAAGGTGAGCATGTCCTGTACGTGGAGTCTGTCTCTGCCGATCAGCGCGGACTGAAAAATGTGTTTATCCAGAGTCGTAGCGCAGAAACCCTTGACATCATGACCGCGAACAGCGGGACAAAGGTTACTGATGCCGCTACGGGTGACCAGTTTATTGTGCTTCAGGGCGGGAACCGCTACGAAGGCAGCCCCGGCAGCGGGAATTACAAGATAATCAGCTATGAAAAGTATTCGTTACGTATACGCGACGCAGATCCGGCGCCGGCGGATGATGATATGGATGCCAAGTCCACGCTGACGTTGTGGAGTGCAACGGATCCGGGTTCGAGCGCCGAATTGCAATGGCGCATTTCCATGCCACTGTCAGTGCTGGTCTTCGGCATGCTGGGCGCGCTGCTTGCGCGTACGTCACCCCGGGAGGGCAAGTACGCAAAATTGTTCGTGGCCGTTCTCATCTACCTCATCTACAACAACATGCTGGGTGTTGCGCGCGCCTGGCTGAATCGCGGCCTGTTGGATCCGGTAGTAGGAATGTGGTGGGTGCATGTTGCCGCCTTGTTGCTGGTCGCTGTGATCTTCATGCACCAGGCCGGATTCCGCTGGTCACTGTGGCAGCACTGGTCTGCGCATAAGGAAAGAATCAGTCCGGGACGGGCGACAGCATGA
- a CDS encoding 4a-hydroxytetrahydrobiopterin dehydratase, producing MSELATKHCKPCEGGAIPLSLGAARELLKQAPEWVLSDKGDEISRTFQFKNYYQTLAFVNALGWVAHQEDHHPDLEVSYNKCRVRFSTHAIKGLSENDFICAAKIDALTPG from the coding sequence ATGAGCGAACTGGCCACAAAACACTGTAAGCCGTGCGAAGGGGGCGCCATACCCTTGTCTCTAGGTGCTGCGCGCGAGCTGCTGAAACAGGCCCCTGAGTGGGTGCTGAGTGACAAGGGCGATGAAATCAGCCGCACGTTCCAGTTCAAGAACTACTACCAGACGCTGGCGTTCGTCAATGCGCTGGGCTGGGTCGCGCACCAGGAAGATCATCATCCCGATCTGGAGGTGAGTTACAACAAATGCCGCGTGCGCTTCAGTACACACGCGATCAAGGGCCTGTCGGAGAACGATTTTATCTGCGCGGCGAAGATTGATGCCCTGACGCCGGGCTGA
- a CDS encoding DNA polymerase III subunit chi, which yields MDFYVLPPGDKNDQLPFACRLTEKAYDLGQRIYIHTESEAQAIQLDNLLWTFRQGSFIPHALYETDNDSELPAHIGWRGEPPARDLLINLAPTVPVFHDRFERIAEIVNHDEAAKQAARERFKFYRERGITPESHTIEN from the coding sequence GTGGATTTCTATGTGCTGCCTCCGGGCGACAAAAACGATCAGCTGCCCTTTGCCTGCCGCCTGACCGAGAAGGCCTATGACCTTGGCCAGCGCATTTATATTCACACGGAGTCAGAGGCACAGGCCATACAGCTCGATAATCTGCTGTGGACCTTCAGACAGGGCAGTTTTATTCCGCACGCACTGTATGAAACCGACAATGACAGCGAGCTGCCTGCACACATCGGCTGGCGGGGTGAACCCCCTGCCCGAGACCTGCTGATCAACCTCGCACCCACCGTACCCGTGTTTCATGATCGCTTCGAGCGTATTGCCGAAATCGTGAACCATGATGAGGCCGCCAAACAGGCGGCGCGCGAACGCTTCAAATTTTATCGCGAGCGTGGCATCACCCCTGAATCACACACTATTGAAAACTGA
- a CDS encoding valine--tRNA ligase, which yields MDKTYNPHGIEQRWYQYWESNNYFAPSGADTAYCIMIPPPNVTGTLHMGHAFQDTLMDALTRYHRMRGDNTLWQMGTDHAGIATQMVVERQLAAQGKTRHDLGRDKFIDEVWKWKAESGGHITRQLRRMGASVDWSHERFTLDEGLSTAVTEVFVRLHDEGLIYRGKRLVNWDPVLHTAVSDLEVVAQEEDGFLWHIRYPLTDGSGFLTVATTRPETMLGDAAVAVHPDDERYKALIGKTLRLPLTERNIPIIADDYVDPAFGSGCVKITPAHDFNDYEVGKRHKLPLICIFTKDAKIVSDTDWPMVKEGLRHARISARDNIIDVASDIGIPHGYWGLDRYAARKQMVADLEGLGLIAEIKPHKLMVPRGDRSHAVIEPYLTDQWYVKVAPLAAEAIKVVEDGRIKFVPENWSKTYFEWMRNIQDWCISRQIWWGHRIPAWYDHDGKIYVARNKFDAYEKYLKHLEETQSVHADSVRGLMIAFKMLSTDEKKVAESEQVSAAKGTPILKQDEDVLDTWFSSALWPFSTLGWPDETSELKKTFYPTSVLVTGFDIIFFWVARMVMMGLKFTGEVPFREVYIHGLVRDAEGQKMSKSKGNVLDPIDLIDGIELEALVTKRTSGLMQPEMAQKIERATRKQFPAGIPPYGTDALRFTFASLATQGRDIRFDTGRIEGYRNFCTKLWNAARYVLMNTEDKDCGQTGGVVELTLADRWIISRLQATEQTIIESFAAYRFDLAAQALYEFAWNDYCDWYLELSKPVLLSAESDEPTLRGTRRTLVRVLETLLRLAHPIMPFITEEIWQRVALLAGKQGDTIMQQPYPQPQPDKVDPAALSEMQWLQAFILGVRSIRSGMNISPGKPLPLLLQGGSNTDHDYMTRNHAYLTTLARLASIEWLEDAAVAPESATALLGDMKLLIPMAGLIDKQTELARLEKEIGKLNKELAQLEGRLANPDYLQRAPEPVVSAGQQRAEEIRSSLVTLGEQLARVGNL from the coding sequence ATGGACAAAACCTATAACCCCCACGGCATTGAACAGCGCTGGTACCAGTACTGGGAGAGCAATAATTATTTTGCGCCGTCCGGGGCGGATACAGCGTACTGCATCATGATTCCGCCGCCCAATGTCACCGGCACACTGCACATGGGTCATGCCTTCCAGGACACACTCATGGATGCCCTCACACGCTACCACCGCATGCGGGGTGACAACACGCTGTGGCAGATGGGCACCGATCACGCCGGCATCGCAACCCAGATGGTGGTCGAACGCCAACTCGCGGCACAGGGCAAGACCCGCCACGATCTGGGGCGCGACAAATTTATTGATGAGGTGTGGAAGTGGAAGGCCGAATCAGGTGGCCACATCACCCGCCAGTTGCGACGCATGGGTGCCTCGGTGGACTGGTCGCACGAGCGCTTCACCCTGGATGAGGGCCTCTCCACAGCGGTGACCGAGGTCTTTGTACGGCTGCATGACGAAGGCCTGATCTACCGTGGCAAGCGTCTGGTGAACTGGGACCCGGTATTACACACGGCGGTATCCGACCTGGAAGTCGTCGCCCAGGAAGAAGACGGCTTTCTCTGGCACATTCGCTACCCGCTCACAGATGGCAGTGGATTTTTAACCGTCGCCACCACGCGCCCGGAGACAATGCTGGGCGATGCCGCTGTTGCCGTACACCCCGACGACGAGCGTTACAAAGCACTCATCGGCAAAACCCTCCGATTGCCGCTCACGGAGCGCAACATACCCATCATCGCCGATGACTACGTCGATCCTGCCTTCGGCTCTGGTTGCGTAAAAATCACGCCCGCGCATGATTTCAATGACTACGAGGTCGGTAAGCGTCATAAATTACCTCTCATCTGTATCTTTACAAAAGACGCAAAGATCGTAAGTGATACAGACTGGCCAATGGTTAAGGAAGGTCTTAGGCACGCGCGCATCTCAGCTCGAGACAATATTATCGATGTAGCATCTGATATCGGAATACCCCATGGCTACTGGGGCCTCGACCGTTACGCGGCACGCAAACAAATGGTTGCGGATTTAGAGGGCTTGGGCCTCATCGCCGAAATAAAGCCGCATAAACTCATGGTACCGCGCGGTGACCGCAGCCATGCCGTGATCGAGCCCTACCTCACCGACCAGTGGTATGTGAAGGTCGCGCCACTCGCTGCCGAGGCCATCAAGGTAGTCGAAGACGGGCGTATCAAGTTCGTGCCGGAAAACTGGAGCAAGACCTACTTCGAATGGATGCGCAACATCCAGGACTGGTGTATCTCGCGCCAGATCTGGTGGGGCCATCGTATTCCAGCGTGGTATGACCATGATGGAAAGATATACGTTGCCCGCAATAAATTTGACGCTTACGAGAAATACTTGAAGCATTTAGAGGAAACTCAATCGGTACACGCCGACAGCGTCAGGGGGTTGATGATAGCCTTCAAAATGCTAAGCACTGATGAGAAGAAGGTGGCAGAATCTGAGCAAGTTTCTGCAGCTAAGGGCACGCCGATCCTGAAACAGGATGAAGATGTGCTCGACACCTGGTTCTCTTCCGCGCTGTGGCCCTTCTCCACCCTCGGCTGGCCGGATGAAACATCCGAGCTGAAAAAAACCTTTTACCCCACCAGTGTACTGGTCACCGGCTTCGACATCATTTTCTTCTGGGTGGCGCGCATGGTAATGATGGGGCTCAAATTCACCGGTGAGGTGCCGTTCCGCGAGGTGTACATCCACGGCCTGGTACGTGATGCCGAAGGTCAGAAGATGTCGAAATCCAAGGGCAACGTGCTTGACCCGATTGATCTCATCGATGGTATCGAACTGGAAGCGCTGGTTACCAAACGTACCAGCGGCCTGATGCAGCCGGAGATGGCGCAGAAGATTGAACGCGCCACCCGCAAGCAGTTCCCCGCCGGCATCCCTCCCTACGGCACTGACGCGCTGCGCTTCACCTTCGCCTCACTGGCCACCCAGGGGCGCGATATCCGCTTCGACACGGGTCGCATTGAGGGTTACCGCAACTTCTGCACCAAGCTCTGGAATGCCGCACGCTACGTGCTGATGAACACCGAAGACAAGGACTGCGGCCAGACCGGTGGCGTAGTGGAGCTGACGCTGGCGGATCGCTGGATCATCTCACGCTTGCAGGCCACAGAGCAGACCATCATCGAATCATTCGCAGCCTACCGCTTTGATCTCGCTGCACAGGCGTTGTATGAGTTTGCATGGAATGACTATTGCGACTGGTATCTGGAACTGTCGAAGCCGGTACTGCTGTCGGCAGAAAGCGATGAACCTACCTTGCGCGGCACGCGCCGCACACTGGTGCGTGTACTGGAAACGCTGCTGCGGCTTGCCCACCCGATCATGCCATTCATCACCGAAGAAATATGGCAGCGCGTCGCCTTGCTGGCAGGGAAACAGGGCGACACAATCATGCAGCAACCCTACCCGCAACCTCAACCCGACAAGGTGGACCCAGCGGCCCTGAGCGAGATGCAGTGGCTGCAGGCATTCATTCTCGGCGTACGCTCCATCCGCAGCGGTATGAATATCTCACCCGGCAAACCGCTGCCCCTGCTGTTACAGGGTGGCAGCAACACTGACCACGACTATATGACACGCAATCATGCCTATCTCACCACACTGGCGCGCCTCGCCTCCATCGAATGGCTGGAAGACGCTGCCGTAGCCCCGGAGTCTGCAACTGCACTGCTGGGTGACATGAAGCTGCTTATTCCGATGGCTGGCCTGATCGACAAGCAAACTGAGTTGGCACGGCTGGAAAAGGAAATTGGAAAACTGAACAAGGAACTGGCCCAACTGGAAGGAAGGCTAGCCAATCCGGATTATCTGCAACGCGCACCCGAGCCTGTTGTCAGCGCGGGGCAGCAGCGTGCGGAAGAAATACGTTCATCACTGGTCACACTGGGAGAGCAACTGGCGCGCGTAGGCAATCTATAG
- the gltX gene encoding glutamate--tRNA ligase, translating to MSIRTRFAPSPTGYLHVGGARTALYSWLHARKHGGVFILRIEDTDLERSTAESVNAILEGMTWLGLEYDEGPFYQTQHFDRYRAVIQQLLETGHAYHCYCSRERLEELRAGQMARKEKPRYDHHCRSLHTPPPSDIAPVVRFKTPLDGDVVVHDQIKGAVIFNNSELDDLIIARSDGTPTYNFTVAVDDWDMHVTHVIRGDDHLNNTPRQINILHALGAPLPVYAHVPMILGPDGQRLSKRHGAVSVMQYREDGYLPEALLNYLVRLGWSHGDQEVFSLDDLIALFDISNVNRAASAFDPQKLLWLNQHYLKHSDPAHVAHQLSWHMGRLGLDPTQGPELSEVVIALRERAKTLVEMAEASTIFYQDITGYDAKAASQLTPGILAALTNLHARLETQAAWTTEALHTLVSEVADTHQLALGKLAQPLRAAVTGKTASPPIDVTLQLLGRKRSLQRIGRALDYIRQQPG from the coding sequence ATGAGCATCCGCACCCGTTTTGCACCCAGCCCCACCGGTTATCTGCACGTCGGTGGCGCCCGCACCGCGCTGTATTCCTGGCTGCATGCCCGCAAGCATGGCGGCGTCTTCATTCTGCGTATTGAGGATACCGACCTTGAGCGCTCCACAGCCGAATCGGTAAATGCGATTCTGGAAGGCATGACCTGGCTCGGCCTCGAATATGATGAAGGCCCGTTCTACCAGACCCAGCACTTCGACCGCTACCGTGCAGTAATCCAGCAGTTACTGGAAACGGGCCATGCCTATCACTGTTATTGCTCCAGGGAGCGCCTTGAGGAATTGCGGGCGGGTCAAATGGCGCGCAAGGAGAAACCGCGCTACGACCACCACTGCCGCAGCCTTCACACCCCGCCGCCCTCGGACATTGCACCGGTAGTACGCTTCAAGACCCCGCTGGATGGCGATGTTGTTGTGCACGACCAGATCAAGGGGGCCGTGATCTTCAACAACAGTGAGTTGGACGACCTCATCATTGCGCGCTCAGATGGCACGCCCACCTACAACTTCACAGTCGCAGTGGACGACTGGGACATGCATGTTACGCACGTTATCCGCGGTGACGACCACCTTAACAATACACCACGTCAGATCAACATTCTGCACGCGCTCGGGGCGCCTCTGCCCGTCTATGCCCACGTCCCCATGATTCTGGGGCCGGATGGTCAACGCCTGTCCAAACGCCATGGCGCTGTAAGCGTGATGCAATACCGGGAGGACGGCTACCTGCCCGAGGCCTTGCTCAACTATCTGGTACGGCTCGGCTGGTCGCATGGCGACCAGGAAGTCTTTTCGCTCGATGATCTGATTGCACTGTTCGATATCAGCAATGTAAACCGTGCCGCCAGCGCCTTTGATCCGCAGAAATTGCTGTGGCTCAACCAGCATTACCTCAAGCACTCCGATCCTGCCCACGTCGCACATCAGCTGAGCTGGCACATGGGCAGACTTGGCCTTGACCCGACGCAGGGCCCGGAATTAAGTGAGGTCGTGATTGCGCTGCGCGAGCGCGCCAAGACGTTGGTAGAGATGGCAGAGGCCAGTACGATTTTCTATCAGGATATCACCGGCTACGACGCCAAGGCGGCAAGCCAGCTTACGCCCGGCATACTCGCAGCCCTCACGAACCTGCACGCACGATTGGAGACACAAGCGGCGTGGACTACGGAGGCATTGCACACACTCGTCAGCGAGGTTGCCGACACGCATCAGCTGGCACTCGGCAAACTGGCCCAGCCGCTGCGCGCCGCTGTCACGGGGAAGACCGCCTCACCACCCATCGACGTTACCCTGCAACTGCTCGGCCGCAAGCGCAGTTTGCAGCGCATCGGCCGCGCACTGGACTATATCCGCCAGCAGCCCGGCTGA
- the orn gene encoding oligoribonuclease: MAQDPNNLIWIDLEMTGLNTDTDRIIEIATLITDSNLNILEEGPVLAIHQNNEMLNGMDDWNTRQHGGSGLIERVRASMVNEIEAEQRTLEFLQKYVPRNKSPMCGNSICQDRRFLHRSMPDLEKYFHYRNLDVSTVKELARRWAPTLSDGFSKNPAHLALEDIRDSVREMKYYREHFLKI, encoded by the coding sequence GTGGCTCAAGACCCCAATAATTTGATCTGGATCGACCTCGAAATGACCGGGCTGAATACCGACACTGACCGCATTATCGAAATTGCCACCCTCATTACCGACAGCAATCTCAATATCCTGGAGGAGGGGCCGGTACTCGCCATCCATCAAAACAATGAGATGCTGAATGGTATGGATGACTGGAACACACGCCAGCACGGCGGCTCAGGCCTGATTGAGCGCGTGCGTGCCAGCATGGTCAACGAAATAGAGGCTGAACAGCGCACACTGGAATTCCTGCAGAAATATGTGCCACGCAATAAATCACCCATGTGCGGCAACAGCATCTGCCAGGATCGCCGTTTCCTGCATCGCTCGATGCCGGATCTGGAGAAATATTTTCATTACCGTAATCTTGATGTCAGCACAGTCAAAGAGCTGGCACGCCGCTGGGCACCGACACTGTCGGATGGATTTAGCAAAAATCCCGCACATCTTGCGCTGGAAGATATACGTGATTCTGTTCGGGAGATGAAATATTATCGCGAACATTTTTTAAAGATATAA